TATGTTGCGATGACGAGGGCTGAGCTCAAGCTCTATCTAGTCGGAAAAGGCCGTGAGGACAAACTGCGCGATACTGATTGGGGGACCAGTCGCAATGGCAAGCTAGATCCAGAAAAACGAAAAGAATGGACCTCTTATCAGGACTGGCTCTTTGCTATTCAAGATGTGTTTACCAAGAATACCCTGGCCTATGACACGCGTTTTGTGACAGATGAAGACCTGACACCAGACCAGTTGGAGCCACTAGAGAAGGAGAAGGATTCCAGCCTTGATCAGCTCAAGGATATCCGTCAGTCAGAGGATATTCGTCGGGCCTTGGATATCTTGGAAAATGTTGATCGGCTCAATCAGTTCTATGCTCCGGCCATTCATTTGCCAAGTGTCCGTACTCCTAGTCAGATCAAGAAATTCTACGAGCCGGTCATGGATGCCAATGGCGTCCAGATCATGGATGCAAAGAGTGTGACGCCTGACTTTGAGCTGCCAACTTTTGGTCAAGAAAAAGCCGTGACAGGAGCCCAGGTCGGTAGTGCTGTCCATGAACTCATGCAGCGCGTGCCTCTTGAAGAAGAAATCACGCTAGATACACTGCGTCAAGCCTTGGAGCAAGTTCAAGCAGAGCCAGCGGTCAAAGCCCGTATCAAGCTAGAGGCCATCCTTGCTTTCTATGAGACGCCTTTGGGGACCTTGCTTCAAAAAGAAGCCTCTCGAGTCCGTCGCGAAGCTCCCTTTGCCATGCTGAAGAAAGATCCAGCTAGTGGTGAGGACTTCGTCGTGCGGGGGATCTTGGATGGTTACGTGGTGCTAGAAGACCGGATCCTGCTTTTTGATTACAAGACGGATCACTACAAGGTCCCTAGTCAATTGGTCGAACGCTACCGGGATCAGCTCGATCTCTATGCAGAAGCTCTTCGTCGTTCTTATGGACAAGAGCAAGTAGAAAAATACCTGGTGCTTCTAGGTGGCCCCCATCTAGAAGTGGTGAAAGTGGAGTAAATCATGGCAATTGCACAGGAAAACATCGAACGGATCCAAAGAATGGAAGGTTATTTGAATGACTATGCCAAGACTTTGGAAGAAACCAAAAAAGCAGTGGAACAGCTAAAAGAGCATCAAGAAAGCTATATCCAACTGCGCGATTATTATAGTAGTCAGACCTATTTTGATGACTTGGACCTGTCCAATCAAGCTGACTTTCCAGCAGATCTTCCTTGTGGTGTCTTGTCCGAAGATGCTGTCTATGATTTGTTAGACGAGCATTTTCAGATGGGAGTGGAACTCTTGGAGATCGCAACGAAGATGATCAAAGAACGGTGAAATCATTATTTATATTTTATCTTTCCTTAGGTGACGGCGGACGCTAGCGAACTTCTACGAAGTTCCATAGCTAATTATTGAGCCCCTTTGCTCTTGAAATTCTTAGCTCAGGCTAAAACAGTTCCCCGAACTGTTTTACTCTCAATAATTCCGAGTACCTGAAACAGATTCTGTTTCAGGTACTTTTGTCACTGCGGAAAGAAAAATATAGTTAAATAATAGCATAGAAAACAGAAATATAGTTTTGAGGAGCAGTTTTATATGTTAAGCGTTTACAATTATAACTATATAGTGTAGAATATAGTTATTAAAAACACTACTTGTAGTATTATTTGGGAGGTTCTTATGAACAGAAAAGTTAAAAAGGTTTTAGGGTATGGACTAGTGAGCTTAATGCTATGTGGTCCAGTGT
The DNA window shown above is from Streptococcus sp. S1 and carries:
- a CDS encoding DUF4298 domain-containing protein — translated: MAIAQENIERIQRMEGYLNDYAKTLEETKKAVEQLKEHQESYIQLRDYYSSQTYFDDLDLSNQADFPADLPCGVLSEDAVYDLLDEHFQMGVELLEIATKMIKER